From the Musa acuminata AAA Group cultivar baxijiao chromosome BXJ3-1, Cavendish_Baxijiao_AAA, whole genome shotgun sequence genome, the window AATTGCTGTAGAAATTGATGCAGTTAAGCAAGCTATCAATTACTTAAAAATATGATGTCTTACTTCCGAGGTACCTTTTCAGGATTTCCATTTCAAGTTACTTGTTTTGTGTCTGACTTGAATATTGGTTTCTAATTGTAGCTATGATCAGATTATAGCTTACATTGTATAGTTTGGCACAGGCAACATATTTGAGTTGTAGCTATTTCATGTTAAAACTAAATGAATGTTACTACCATAAGCTACATGCTATACATAAAGTATGTGCAGCAGGACTTGGTCTGCTAGACTGATGTCTTCACAATTGGCATATGGTTAATTCACTGCACAAGATTGTCAGACTCAAAAGACACGAGTGCAATAAATTTCCTTGTCTATCATATGCAATTCTTTAAGAACAATTGTCACCAATTGGTATTGTTAGGAATGTCATTGAAGACTTCAGAAAAGGTTGCCTTGCCTCTGGATTATTTTGGTTAGAATTTTCTCTCGAAGTTAATTGCTTTTATATCGACTTGAATATGCCCTTTTAATTATTTGTAAGCAGATTAGATTTTACATTGTATAGGTTGGTCCAACGTATTTTGTCAAAAACAAGCTGAAATTACTACTGATGCCTTCATGATTGGCTTATAGTTGAGTTACTTCATAGGGCTGTCAGACAAATATGAGTGGAGGAATACTTCCTCATCTATAAAAAAAAGGCATAAGTAAGCAATCTCCATGTATTATATCTCACAAGATCCTTTTTTTAGAACAACTGATACTATTTAGCAAGCTATCAAAGAAGAATCAGACATCTTACTTCTGTAAGCAACCGTTGAGGATTTCGACTCCAAGTTAGTTGTTTTTCATCTCACTTGATTTTTCCTTCTAATTATATATTTCTAGACAGATTAGACCTTAGACTGTATAGCTGGGTCTAATGCAACTTATTTGAGTTGTAGCTATTTTCTTAGAAACAAACTGATATTACTTATTGCTTGCTGCAAGCAAAATGCTATATGAAGAAACATTCAACAAGATGTTGGTCGGTTGCACTGAtgtcaaggtttttaatttcgaataatactgtccatatcgggcagtacgtaccggttcatcagtagaccggtacacggaccatctgctaccgggcggtaccgtatatatatatatatatatatatatatatatatataggcgacgtcgcagaaaaagattttttttaacttatatatatatacacatacacacacacacacacacacacacacacacacaccgagctgtaacggacaaacttctaaacaagatgttggatgtaatgcttatgtctgtccgttgtcttttggcatgttcatgccttgtacagaatgtaaaggggcggccgaaggcttaatagtcccattttagttgggttggtggcctctttaggcttgtaaataaaggttgtgtcatgtggacacgttcgagagcttttcggtctgtaatggaccattttaccctttgttgtgccactgttcagagcttgtaaagtctgtttgtattttgcattgtctatgaagtgtttttcggacatgtttgcttgtggatcccgattgaggcgttctcttcaacccgttctctcttttgttggtcctaagggacaatgggaggcttcggggaggctgacctttgcggacggacgcgcgagggtgccgcacgccttaggcaaaaccagctaaggtcgtgacagtgtggtatcagagcgggacaagcactcatagaaacacttgacatgcaaacgtgggggacctagcggggctgcgttgagggcagtcagcacacgcgcgaccgtttgagggaaaacgggcatggagatgtagggaaaagagtcgctcagaggagcgggcatctaagattggcattcagaggaatggccaacccttcgcgcaagaggcaccacgagaacaggcaagcttggaagaatttggagcgcacaaaggttgggatggctgagtttgagctacggctcaacgttgacaactttacttgatggtgctcaaggcaagcgaggcgcttggcaaaggacgagaccatgcaaagtggaatgagttgctcagcgaccgaaagagttgtgcaaagctcacagaggtgaggggaattgctaactcgaagaattcggtactcatgcatgggcttgtatgcggacgatggattgttcgtggccatcccaaggcggtcgagactcggcgccatggagcattgaaactttctcttcgacatgcgaaggatacgtccggaggaggctgaagtgtgcaacgagttcagcatgttgctaggccttgaggggtgcagcggtggctgtattgacgtggaggcgcaatctagtaagtgcgtttgcaagaggcagaacaatgcacagtttgttcagcagatcggagtagtccaaggggatggtggtctccgaaacgaagagagatgttgctccaacgggacagttatccaggagggataagtctcagctctccagagggagaatcatgtgagacggacttcacatgttgaggaggagtacctcacaaacaacaactccacgaagctcgatggactgagcaagcggcgaggagtcgtcgcatgatctcgcttgagagaatgcattggtggatgcattgcgagatcaagtgggggagcgacccaaagcaactcaaatggaggcacacttggagtcgatatggagatcggactcaagggagggctgacccgtggaatggtgggcgcgagggccaccatcgactcaatgcaaaaacgaggagcggagcaacttgggtgtaacttggcgaagtacccaagccgcatgaagggagccagcatagaagttggaacatggagcagaggcacagcgctttccctagacagaggtcaaggacacgaactcttgcagaggcaggagtagaatcatgctgttccctgggtccttcattctgacagagcggactcatcttgcatggtgccaaagacgaagggagcttcagggcacatgcaccttatctcggaggagcattcgatggaggaactaaggcgactcaatttgcggaggcgaagttgggtacagaaggccttagcacggggcaagaggacgcagaggcgggtactcttgaagaatatgccatagtgttgccatttgagttgctatgaagagagcagtgcgcagcggagattgtgctggtaggggcagaggcccaggatccaggcaatggtgcacaaattacagcgaagtcggtggacttcgggagctactaggcgacggactgtcctagagcggtgcttcatctaggtgtgacccaagagtgggtggatgaaggtcgattgccaaaggagcgaacaaaatcgaaggtggaggagaccctgcgatgtattggcagaggccacacatggagggttcacaattcgagtttattccacaaggatcagaatgcaatggagatgtcaccaggaggcgacatggtgcagcggatcgtggtggaacagttcgtggcaatgcgacacacacgacatagtcccgtgagggatgagatcatatggaggtatgatcgggagctactgggagctccgctttggtgaacaacacgacggcaagaagggctatggattcaaggagtgaaggccatggtaccgcagaggcgggtcttctgggcgtgcaccgaattttgcatcggatgaaaaccttggtcatcagcatatgggggctgggttccaccaagggaaaagttcgaatgcaagtaccagtgagtcccatgagagggacttgatcatgcagaggtatgatcgaagcagctggagagttggactgctccagagctcatattcgcttaagggagcccgacaagtcagaggacaaggtcgagtaagcgaacgttgctaccaaggaagctaaggagaacagaatcggtgctaactatacaatgtgatggcagaggccatgcttgggagttgcagtctgtctttccatcgaccaaatggactgcttggagaacacagtggtgttgaagcagggggtcgaaaggggcgaggaagcgacgacgagtccagagggacttagctacccaaaatcaagcatcagtcagaatggaggtggactcagaggagtgccacagagacatttctactgatcatgcagaaaagggatacagaggcgaggcgacggatagtagggccatgggcatgccagcgccatggtaccgcagaggcgggacttccgtgcaagtcattgatcccttgctctcacggagggagagcgcttggtcgtgaaaggggccgaggaggtggagcatgcagaggcaatctccaagtaccgagacaaggttgaagggcagaggccaagaaacttcgtaagaccggtgtcaacaagtttctcatcaagatagccgtaagtgaaggacttcgggtcatgcaagagtgcacgactaaggaacgaagcaggcagtacgtggtgctgtacctttgctactcagtggagtaggcggcagggttgatggagaagacggtacaatcccagaggcgacctcatctatcagagaattactccaagttggggtgaaaacttcctgcattccagaagttcaatggcattgagaaggtgaatcacagtagctaactcaacgcaaggagtgcaaacacttcaagtgcttcagaagtgtgagcaaagagcaggcgaaggccagtaaccagctcgatgcatgaagtacaacctcgaggaggcgggcgaagtcaaggaacctttgccttctcaactcttaagagaatgggcgaaaccgagtaccccagttctcttatctatccagcagaggagctctgcacaagttcaaagacccttcgaagataatggaagacaatagttgtcaaaatcctcaccaacggtgatcagtgctactgagagtagattgtccgcttcatttcccaacgaaatgccaatcgaaagcggaagtgatgcgaacctacttggatgtgataactaactgaaagaagagtcaatgagcagattttgtggaggaaggacccaaaacttcagaagtttgcgaggcgatgctcgttaaagctccaacaagcatccacccagttcaagcagcatgtggaaattttgagaaactggcgcagtaagaatggtcttttccttcatttggtggatccgtaggaatcaacgaggatcaatacaactcagccaaccccacaccagagtcagagtcattggcgagttgaagcagcatggcggatcaaaggttcgactactcaaaaacagcagcggagagcagctgggagccaggaggcgcattgcagctggagcggaagattgaagactcagcaaaggcgaagagttgcagtgttcacaaaggcttcgacgaggacgtcgaagggataagtgggggagaatgtaacggacaaacttctaaacaagatgttggatgtaatgcttatgtctgtccgttgtcttttggcatgttcatgccttgtacagaatgtaaaggggcggccgaaggcttaatagtcccattttagttgggttggtggcctctttaggcttgtaaataaaggttgtgtcatgtggacacgttcgagagcttttcggtctgtaatggaccattttaccctttgttgtgccactgttcagagcttgtaaagtctgtttgtattttgcattgtctatgaagtgtttttcggacatgtttgcttgtggatcccgattgaggcgttctcttcaacccgttctctcttttgttggtcctaagggacaatgggaggcttcggggaggctgacctttgcggacggacgcgcgagggtgccgcacgccttaggcaaaaccagctaaggtcgtgacagagcggtataccgaaatataccgctcggtatatagtatcgtaccgtaccgagcgaatctcgaaactccggtacggtacgaaatttcaatccttgactGATGTATTCATGTTTGTCTTAGTTAACTTTTGCTTCACAGATGAGTTAAAACTTTGATTATATTCTGTTATTATCAGAAGCTTTAACATCTTGAGGATGCTGAAAAAGCAATGATATTAATTGTCATGTAGGGACATGTAAATTATGGCATTAGGGGATTTTTGAGGTTGATTACTCTGGTTTATATATTGTGGCATCTTTATCATTATGAATATTCATCGTGCATCTGGTTCTCATGAATATCATGTGTAGTCTGTTTAGATGTATGTGTTGTTGTCAACAAGATTGTTAATAAAATTAAATGATTGTTAAATATTGATGTCAATGATCCAATTTCAGATAACGACTTCTGTGATGCAATCAACACCTGCAGAATTTTATTCAATCCCAATTAAATATAAACCAAGCGTGTGCCAAACTTTAGTATTTAAGAATCTTTAGTGATTCCATAACGACTTtcacaaatttatttaaaaatattaagatttctTAGCATCTAAGCATCTATTGCAAATCAATTTTCTTCATGAATCTTAGGCTTTTGTTTCAGATATGGCTTTTATGATGAATGCTTGAGAAAGTATGGAAATGCAAATGTGTGGAAGTACTTTACCGACCTGTTTGATTATTTACCTCTTACAGCTCTTATTGAGAATCAGGTCTGGTTTCTTGCTCTTGCGTATCCTGACTTCCCTATTGTCCTAATTTGTCCATGTTCAatatcttacaagttctctatacTTTATTTTTTCAGATATTCTGTTTGCATGGTGGTCTCTCCCCATCCTTGGATACATTAGATAATATCCGTGCTCTTAATCGTATTCAGGaggtaagaatatatatatatatatatatatatcattattttttatctaCTATACAAGTTCTATCAAAGACAAACAATTAAAACCCTTGACTGTTTAAAACTGGGAATAATGTCAGTGTTAAAAATTATGGAATTACCCCATCTTTATTTTATTGTCATAATAACCTTTTTCAGAAAATGTTATTGTAGTAATGTTTCATATAGCATGAAGTAGATATTTTCTTCAGAGTACAGACTGTTAGAATGTCTAGGGCTTTTGCTGTGTTCCTGTATAACCTTTTTCTGGAATTCTGTAGTTCTATATGAGAATTAGACAGTAGCAAAATTGGCTTAACGTGAAAGCATGCATTTTTTTGGTATTCCTCGAGATTTGATAATTCACACACTGAATCATGCAACATTTAGAAGTTTTGAAAAAGTACCTAACTGATTTCATAATAGGCATATCCGTTGGTGTCATCATAGGCAACATTTTGAATTGcgcaaaattatttcataaatgtaACTGTGGTTTTAGTTTACTCTTTTTCTTCCACCCTCGGTTTGACTGCTAGTCATCATCTGGTTATTCGGGAGTCATTTCCTTAGCAGCATATAGAGGACTCCTATGTATTCAGAGAAACCTTCATTTCTTTTTGTGAAAATTATAAAGTTCTTTGTGATCCATTTTACTTATTACTCTAGCAAGGTAGATCTGAGATGATTGGTACAACTAACAGAATAATTTAGAGTCAGGCAATAAAAGGTCATTTTACCATGTTTTTATCTGATACTTGTCAGAATAGAGGTTCTCATCCACTATGGTGACCACATCTCAGTTGTGTTTATCCAAGACTGTTGTAAGTGCAGAAACAAGTCATCgaattaaaataatttgattttaacaAGATCTGGTGGATGTTCTCTAGTTTGTTGAAATAGATGGAAAGTTTAGCTTGTGATCTACATTGATGAGCATTTGagatgtgaaaaatgccatggcGTGCATATCTCTGTCCTGCAAGGGGTCTGGCAACTAGTGACTCTGCGATACTCAGGACTGCTTAAGTTCAATCTTTCGAAAGATCAGGTTCTAATGTGTATCCCCCAAATTGCCATTGTTTTCGTCCTGCAAAAAGAAGGCTATGAAAGCTTTATATTGGTTCCTTCaccgtcttttttttttttattattttatcattctTTTGTGAACATAACATTTTTTTACCTTGTTTTGGCCTATAGGTTCCACATGAAGGTCCTATGTGTGATCTTCTTTGGTCTGATCCAGATGACAGATGTGGGTGGGGAATATCACCAAGAGGAGCAGGATACACTTTCGGGCAAGATATTGCTCAACAATTTAATCATACAAATGGTCTCACACTGGTAGCCCGAGCTCACCAACTTGTTATGGAAGGTTACAATTGGTGTCAGGTGGGtcaaaaatttcagatcattgttACAGTTTGCCATGTTCTTTGCATacagtttttttattattaaaaagaaaGGTATTGTGAACAGCAATCATAGTAATGGCTTTTTAAGGAGCATTTGTAGCAGGGAGCAACATACTTATCATTATTGTTTCTTTTAGATGGATAATAATTGTCACCATTGATCTTTATGTTTATTTGAATTTGGCTAGCTGGATCATGTGTTCATGCATGCTTTGGGCGTACAAATGAATTTGAAACTTGTTACCAACGATTATGATTCAGCCTAATCAGTTAAATATGTTGTATATCGAGTAAAGATAAATTTTGATTACTACATCATGATTTTATGTAAATGGTGGTTGGTATTAATTTGTTGAATTTGGTGAATTAATTTCTAGGAAAAACCTTGCTAGGTCATTTTTACAGTTGAACATAGTTATCATCACTAAAACAAACTTTTCCACCAAAGTTGGTTCTTGTGATACTCATTTGCGATTTGGTCTTACGCAGGATAAGAATGTCGTTACGGTATTTAGTGCACCAAACTATTGTTATCGTTGTGGTAATATGGCAGCCATAATGGAGATTGGAGAGAACATGGAACAGAACTTCCTTCAGTTTGATCCGGCACCACGACAGATTGAACCTGAAACTACCCGGAGAACTCCTGACTACTTTTTGTAATGTTGATAACCCTCACCTTGCACTGTTTGTCTACCACAAGCTTGTTCTGCAGATGTGTAACTAGAAGAGAGTTTCAGTAGTTGAAGAGACCATCATCATTCTTTTGCTTGGGCTTTtagctgctgctactgctgccgATTGCAGGACAGACTCAAGGTGCTCCTGCCGTGCATTGTTGTTGTCTTTGGAAAGAATCGAGGAAGCAGCAAGAAGCATGATTCTCATGTTTTATGCACGTTTCCGTTTGGAAAAAAAACGCGGACGGTATGGTTGCTTGTGCTTGTTTGATTATGAGATTTTTGATGGACTTTTCACTGTGTGTTGTTCTATTAAATTTCTTCACATCAAAAGACAAATCACTCAAAATTTCAGTAATAGCAGAATTTTAGAGCATGTTGGTACATAGTAAGATTGTGGTTCTCTAGTCGTTACACTCTTCTTAGATTCGATTAGTGGTTATGTTTGTTTTATCTTCTGTAATCAGAGTGGTGTTATGATTCAGCATAGGAGTCACTTGGACAGAATGGCTTTCAAGAATTCACTTGGTAGTTTATTCTCATGCCTGATGGTTTATTAGTTATGCAGCATAAACATAACGAATAGTTTCTGTGACAGCCCCATctgatgataaaactagatatGGACAATCCCATCCTTTTGCTTCTGAGATGTGTTCTTCAAGTCTCTCAAAGATACGAATATTTGTCTACCCAAGCTTTCATCCTTGGAAGGTAAACTCTACACACTCCTCTGCTAGAGATTAGCATGGCTGGAAGGTGATTTGGAACATCAAAGGTTTTTTCTTTAGGAATCAATCCTAT encodes:
- the LOC135628436 gene encoding serine/threonine-protein phosphatase PP2A-1 catalytic subunit-like is translated as MPSYADLDRQIEHLRECKFLPEAEVKALCEQARTILVEEWNVQSVKCPVTVCGDIHGQFHDLIELFRIGGEAPDTNYLFMGDYVDRGYYSVETVTLLVALKVRYRDRITILRGNHESRQITQVYGFYDECLRKYGNANVWKYFTDLFDYLPLTALIENQIFCLHGGLSPSLDTLDNIRALNRIQEVPHEGPMCDLLWSDPDDRCGWGISPRGAGYTFGQDIAQQFNHTNGLTLVARAHQLVMEGYNWCQDKNVVTVFSAPNYCYRCGNMAAIMEIGENMEQNFLQFDPAPRQIEPETTRRTPDYFL